One Mycolicibacterium fluoranthenivorans DNA window includes the following coding sequences:
- a CDS encoding AI-2E family transporter, translating into METEFTLNQRRALAIATVAAIAFGAYFLRGYFILIVVAAVVAYLFDPIYQRLHKRFGTGLSATFTLLAALAIVIVPIAGAVAIGVVQISIMVRSVADWVGKTDLSSLGDRSLRAVNELLDRLPFLQSTNITAESLQKWVVSFAQRAGQWGLEFLQGAAGGLFGGLTAAVIFLYVFISILVKGHELRVLIGRLNPLGEEVTDLYLAKMAAMVRGTVQGQFVIAVAQGVAGAISVYIAGFHDGFFIFAILLSALSVIPLGGGIVTIPFGIGMALFGNIGGGIFVVAFHLLVVTNIDNVLRPILVPKEARLDSALMLLSVFAGITMFGFLGIVIGPVLMIVIVTTISVYLWVYQGVPMDVGTEDDDEPKRPGLLTRLIGHARAATRRRTEPAVPASSPPTSDD; encoded by the coding sequence GTGGAAACCGAGTTCACCCTCAACCAGAGGCGAGCGCTGGCGATCGCGACGGTCGCCGCGATCGCCTTCGGCGCGTACTTCCTGCGCGGCTATTTCATCCTGATCGTGGTGGCCGCGGTGGTGGCCTACCTGTTCGATCCGATCTACCAGCGTCTGCACAAGAGGTTCGGCACCGGCCTGTCCGCGACCTTCACCTTGCTCGCCGCGCTGGCCATCGTGATCGTGCCGATCGCCGGGGCGGTCGCCATCGGGGTGGTGCAGATCAGCATCATGGTCCGCAGCGTCGCCGACTGGGTGGGCAAGACCGATCTGAGCTCGCTCGGTGACCGATCACTGCGGGCGGTCAACGAACTGCTGGACCGGCTGCCGTTCCTGCAGAGCACGAACATCACCGCGGAGTCCCTGCAGAAATGGGTGGTCAGCTTCGCGCAGCGGGCCGGCCAGTGGGGTCTGGAGTTTCTGCAGGGCGCCGCGGGCGGCCTGTTCGGGGGTCTGACCGCCGCCGTCATCTTTCTGTACGTCTTCATTTCGATACTGGTCAAAGGCCATGAGCTGCGCGTGCTCATCGGCCGGCTCAACCCGCTCGGCGAGGAGGTCACCGACCTGTACCTGGCCAAGATGGCGGCCATGGTCCGTGGCACGGTCCAAGGCCAGTTCGTCATTGCCGTGGCCCAGGGGGTGGCCGGTGCCATCTCGGTCTACATCGCCGGGTTCCACGACGGGTTCTTCATCTTCGCGATCCTGTTGTCCGCGCTGTCGGTGATCCCTCTCGGCGGCGGGATCGTGACCATCCCGTTCGGGATCGGCATGGCGTTGTTCGGCAATATCGGAGGTGGCATCTTCGTCGTCGCCTTCCACCTGTTGGTGGTGACCAATATCGACAATGTGCTGCGCCCGATCCTGGTACCCAAGGAAGCCCGGCTGGACTCCGCACTGATGCTGCTGTCGGTCTTCGCCGGCATCACCATGTTCGGCTTCCTCGGCATCGTCATCGGGCCCGTGCTGATGATCGTCATCGTCACCACGATCAGCGTCTACCTGTGGGTCTATCAAGGTGTGCCGATGGACGTCGGCACCGAGGATGATGACGAGCCCAAGCGACCCGGACTTCTCACCCGGCTGATCGGGCACGCCCGGGCGGCCACGCGTCGCCGGACCGAACCTGCCGTCCCGGCGAGTTCACCGCCGACCTCGGACGACTAG
- the glpX gene encoding class II fructose-bisphosphatase, giving the protein MTSDDGLRVSGSSRSRREAPDRNLALELVRVTEAGAMAAGRWVGRGDKEGGDGAAVDAMRELVNSVSMRGVVVIGEGEKDNAPMLYNGEEVGNGDGPECDFAVDPVDGTTLMSKGMPNAISVLAVAERGAMFDPSAVFYMHKIAVGPDAADVIDITAPIAENIKRVAKVKKSSVADLTVCILDRPRHTQLMADVRAAGARIRLISDGDVAGAIAACRPGSGTDLLVGIGGTPEGIIAAAAIRCMGGAIQARLAPTDDDERQKAIDRGYDLDRVLHTEDLVSGENVFFSATGVTDGDLLKGVQYSGGGATTQSIVMRSKSGTVRMIEAYHRLSKLNEYSAVDFTGDLSAAHPLP; this is encoded by the coding sequence ATGACATCCGACGACGGTCTTCGCGTAAGCGGCTCATCCCGATCACGCCGGGAAGCCCCCGACCGTAACCTCGCACTGGAACTGGTCCGTGTCACCGAAGCCGGGGCGATGGCCGCCGGCCGCTGGGTCGGGCGTGGCGACAAAGAAGGTGGCGACGGCGCCGCCGTCGACGCGATGCGCGAACTGGTGAACTCCGTCTCGATGCGGGGTGTGGTGGTGATCGGCGAGGGCGAGAAGGACAACGCCCCGATGCTCTACAACGGCGAAGAGGTCGGCAACGGCGACGGTCCGGAGTGCGATTTCGCCGTCGACCCGGTGGATGGCACCACGCTGATGAGCAAGGGCATGCCGAATGCCATCTCGGTGCTCGCGGTGGCCGAGCGGGGCGCCATGTTCGACCCGTCCGCGGTGTTCTACATGCACAAGATCGCCGTCGGCCCGGACGCCGCCGACGTCATCGACATCACCGCCCCCATCGCGGAGAACATCAAACGCGTCGCCAAGGTGAAGAAGTCCAGCGTCGCCGACCTGACCGTCTGCATCCTGGACCGGCCGCGGCACACACAGCTGATGGCCGACGTACGTGCGGCGGGCGCCCGGATCCGGCTGATCTCCGACGGTGACGTCGCCGGCGCCATCGCCGCCTGCCGCCCCGGGTCGGGTACCGATCTGCTGGTCGGCATCGGCGGCACCCCCGAGGGCATCATCGCCGCCGCGGCCATCCGCTGTATGGGCGGCGCGATCCAGGCCCGGCTGGCCCCCACCGACGACGACGAGCGCCAGAAGGCGATCGACCGGGGCTACGACCTGGACCGGGTGCTGCACACCGAGGATCTGGTCTCCGGCGAGAACGTGTTCTTCTCGGCCACCGGCGTCACCGACGGTGACCTGCTCAAGGGCGTTCAGTACTCCGGCGGCGGCGCGACCACACAGTCCATCGTGATGCGGTCGAAGTCCGGCACGGTCCGGATGATCGAGGCGTACCACCGCCTGTCCAAGCTCAACGAATACTCCGCGGTGGACTTCACCGGGGACCTGTCCGCAGCACATCCCCTTCCTTGA
- a CDS encoding arylsulfatase — protein sequence MPDGKPNILVIWGDDIGISNLSCYSRGMMGYFTPNIDRIADEGMLFTDSYGEQSCTAGRSSFITGQSVYRTGMSKVGMPGVDIGLQKEDPTIAELLKPLGYATGQFGKNHLGDLNKFLPTAHGFDEFFGNLYHLNAEEEPEHEDYPTAEEAPMLRKALLPRGVIHSWATDEDSGEVDERYGPVGKQRIEDTGPLSALRMETIDDETTEACADFITRQHAADTPFFVWMNMTHMHFRTHTKPESRGQAGRWQSPYHDTMIDHDRNVGTLLDLLDELGLAEDTIVIYSTDNGPHANSWPDGATTPFRSEKATNWEGAFRIPELIRWPGKIKAGSVSNEIVQHHDWLPTFLAAAGDPDIVDKLKAGHTAGDETFKVHIDGYNLLPYLTGEVDESPRRGLIYFSDDGDVLGIRFDNWKIVFMEQRCQGTLQLWFEPFTKLRAPKLFNLRTDPFEHADVTSNTYWDWVIDRLYLMFYGSALVNRFLETFKEFPPRQEPASFTINNAVEELEKFLANRGG from the coding sequence ATGCCCGACGGAAAGCCGAACATCCTCGTGATCTGGGGCGACGATATCGGGATCTCCAATCTCAGCTGCTACAGCCGGGGAATGATGGGTTACTTCACGCCCAATATCGACCGGATCGCCGACGAGGGCATGCTGTTCACCGACTCCTACGGGGAACAGAGCTGCACCGCCGGACGCTCGTCGTTCATCACCGGCCAGAGCGTCTACCGCACCGGGATGAGCAAGGTCGGTATGCCCGGCGTGGACATCGGCCTGCAGAAAGAGGACCCGACGATTGCCGAACTGCTCAAACCGCTCGGCTACGCCACCGGCCAGTTCGGCAAGAACCATTTGGGTGATCTCAACAAGTTCCTGCCCACCGCACACGGCTTCGACGAGTTCTTCGGCAACCTCTACCACCTCAACGCGGAGGAGGAGCCCGAGCACGAGGACTACCCCACCGCCGAGGAGGCCCCGATGCTGCGCAAGGCGCTGCTGCCGCGCGGTGTCATCCACTCCTGGGCCACCGACGAGGACAGCGGCGAGGTCGACGAACGGTACGGCCCGGTGGGCAAACAGCGCATCGAGGACACCGGTCCGCTGAGCGCACTCCGGATGGAGACCATCGACGACGAGACCACCGAGGCATGCGCCGACTTCATCACACGCCAGCACGCCGCGGACACCCCGTTCTTCGTCTGGATGAACATGACCCACATGCACTTCCGGACGCACACCAAACCGGAGAGCCGCGGTCAGGCCGGGCGCTGGCAGTCTCCGTATCACGACACGATGATCGATCACGACCGCAACGTGGGCACGCTGCTGGACCTGCTCGACGAGTTGGGCCTCGCCGAGGACACCATCGTCATCTACTCCACGGACAACGGTCCGCACGCCAACAGCTGGCCGGACGGCGCCACCACCCCATTCCGCAGCGAGAAGGCCACCAACTGGGAGGGCGCCTTCCGGATCCCGGAACTGATCCGCTGGCCCGGAAAGATCAAGGCCGGGTCGGTCTCGAATGAGATTGTGCAGCATCATGACTGGCTGCCCACCTTCCTGGCGGCCGCGGGTGACCCGGACATCGTCGACAAGCTCAAGGCGGGGCACACCGCCGGGGACGAGACCTTCAAGGTGCATATCGACGGTTACAACCTGCTGCCGTATCTGACCGGTGAGGTCGACGAGAGCCCACGGCGCGGTCTGATCTACTTCTCCGACGACGGCGATGTGCTCGGCATCCGGTTCGACAACTGGAAGATCGTCTTCATGGAGCAGCGCTGCCAGGGCACGCTCCAGCTGTGGTTCGAACCGTTCACCAAGCTGCGCGCACCCAAGTTGTTCAACCTGCGCACCGATCCGTTCGAACACGCCGATGTCACCTCGAATACCTACTGGGACTGGGTGATAGACCGGCTGTATCTGATGTTCTACGGCTCGGCGCTGGTCAATCGGTTCCTTGAGACGTTCAAGGAGTTCCCGCCGCGGCAGGAGCCGGCGTCGTTCACGATCAACAACGCGGTCGAGGAGCTGGAGAAGTTCCTGGCCAACCGCGGCGGATGA
- a CDS encoding DUF5994 family protein — MADDDAHAALIARLALSNHPGLQGTVAGAWWPSDRQLGTGLADLVAVLGLRIGPVRRVLYDPIWWDTAPARLIRGSTSVPVDAYSLIARDTLYLMGTHNRHSLLFVVPPAATELDARLVLAAVATAASPPSVQTLRAILGGGRARQK; from the coding sequence ATGGCTGATGACGATGCGCATGCCGCGCTCATAGCGCGCCTGGCACTGTCCAACCACCCGGGACTGCAAGGTACCGTCGCCGGCGCGTGGTGGCCGAGCGACCGTCAACTCGGTACGGGATTGGCCGATCTGGTGGCGGTGCTCGGACTTCGCATCGGGCCGGTGCGCCGGGTGCTCTACGACCCGATCTGGTGGGACACGGCGCCGGCCCGGCTCATTCGCGGCTCGACGTCAGTGCCCGTCGACGCGTATTCGCTGATCGCCCGGGACACGCTCTATTTGATGGGCACCCACAACCGGCACTCGTTGCTCTTCGTGGTGCCACCGGCTGCCACGGAGCTCGACGCGCGCCTGGTGCTGGCCGCTGTCGCCACCGCGGCCAGTCCTCCCAGCGTGCAGACGTTGCGGGCCATTCTCGGCGGTGGGCGAGCGCGCCAAAAGTAG
- a CDS encoding SDR family NAD(P)-dependent oxidoreductase, producing the protein MSEATGKVAIVVGGASGIGWASARALADEGYRVVIADRNAEGARSRAAELGAPHTGTGADVTDEASIATLFEQTEGVHAVVNCAGFSNIGLIVDMPAEDFRAVIDCCLTGSFLVAKHAGRHLADGGSLVSISSLNGRQPAAGMSAYCAAKAGLSMLTQVAALELAPRGIRVNAVAPGFVHTPLTEGAALVPGVVEEYVENTPLGRAGTPEDIAEAVVFLTKASWLTGEVLDLNGGSHMKRYPDLLGHIMKLAVQ; encoded by the coding sequence GTGAGCGAAGCGACGGGAAAGGTAGCGATCGTCGTCGGCGGCGCTTCGGGGATCGGCTGGGCGTCGGCCCGGGCGCTGGCCGACGAGGGGTATCGCGTCGTCATCGCCGACCGCAACGCCGAGGGCGCACGGTCCCGCGCCGCCGAACTCGGGGCGCCGCACACCGGTACGGGTGCCGATGTCACCGACGAAGCCTCCATCGCCACACTTTTCGAGCAGACCGAAGGTGTGCACGCGGTGGTGAACTGCGCCGGATTCTCCAATATCGGACTCATCGTGGACATGCCGGCCGAAGATTTCCGGGCAGTCATCGACTGTTGCCTCACCGGGTCGTTCCTCGTCGCCAAGCACGCCGGCCGGCACCTGGCCGACGGTGGCTCACTGGTGTCGATCTCGTCGCTCAACGGCCGCCAGCCGGCGGCCGGGATGAGCGCCTACTGCGCGGCCAAGGCCGGACTCTCGATGCTGACCCAAGTCGCCGCGCTGGAATTGGCGCCGCGCGGCATCCGGGTGAATGCCGTCGCTCCCGGCTTCGTGCACACCCCGCTCACCGAAGGCGCGGCGCTGGTGCCAGGCGTCGTGGAGGAGTACGTGGAGAACACCCCGCTGGGCCGGGCAGGCACCCCCGAGGACATCGCCGAGGCCGTCGTATTCCTCACCAAGGCCTCCTGGCTCACCGGCGAGGTGCTCGATCTCAACGGCGGGTCCCACATGAAGCGCTACCCGGATCTGCTCGGTCACATCATGAAACTCGCGGTCCAGTGA
- a CDS encoding HAD family hydrolase encodes MSLPSWNDGPTKSAIVDFVGHAVNLPPEDRVAVFDNDGTLWVEKPAYIQLDFLVRRLAVQAAADPTLATRQPYAAAAAGDLGWFGEAVTKHYNGDDSDLKVLAGGLLSAYQGLTVEEHAARVSAFFAEASHPTLGRPYTACGYAPMVELLRYLEANGFTCYIVSGGGRDFMRPVTTALYGIPPERVVGSSVGVTFTGGSLVTTGQPEFLNDGPVKPVRIWDRIGRRPIFAAGNSNGDIEMLQYTNGFRLLVRHDDAEREFDYTAGAEKALDLAETESWTVASIQNDWAHVFA; translated from the coding sequence ATGAGCCTGCCGTCCTGGAACGACGGCCCCACGAAGTCGGCGATCGTCGACTTCGTGGGCCACGCCGTGAACCTGCCGCCCGAGGACCGCGTCGCGGTGTTCGACAACGACGGCACCCTCTGGGTGGAGAAGCCCGCGTACATCCAGCTGGACTTCCTGGTCCGTCGGCTGGCCGTGCAAGCGGCCGCCGATCCGACGCTGGCGACGAGGCAGCCGTATGCGGCAGCAGCCGCCGGCGATCTCGGTTGGTTCGGCGAGGCCGTCACCAAGCACTACAACGGCGATGATTCCGATCTCAAAGTTCTTGCCGGGGGTCTTCTTTCGGCCTATCAAGGGCTGACGGTCGAGGAGCACGCGGCGCGCGTCTCGGCATTCTTCGCCGAGGCCTCGCACCCCACGCTGGGGCGGCCGTACACCGCGTGCGGGTACGCCCCGATGGTCGAGTTGTTGCGGTATCTGGAGGCGAACGGGTTCACCTGCTACATCGTCTCCGGTGGCGGACGCGATTTCATGCGGCCGGTGACCACCGCCCTGTACGGGATCCCACCCGAGCGTGTGGTGGGCAGCTCGGTGGGCGTCACGTTCACCGGCGGCAGCCTGGTGACAACCGGGCAGCCGGAATTCCTCAACGACGGCCCGGTCAAGCCGGTGCGGATCTGGGACCGGATCGGGCGGCGGCCCATCTTTGCCGCGGGCAACTCCAACGGTGACATCGAAATGCTGCAGTACACCAATGGTTTCCGGCTGCTCGTCCGGCACGACGATGCCGAGCGTGAATTCGACTACACCGCTGGTGCGGAGAAGGCGCTGGATCTGGCCGAGACCGAGAGCTGGACGGTGGCCAGCATCCAGAACGACTGGGCGCACGTCTTTGCCTGA
- a CDS encoding DUF4245 domain-containing protein, with product MSDAREPEADTPIVVPVPAPAKNRLLQDGRDMFWSMAPLVLACVVLAGVLGMCSFQPSGPGAGPAPNYDAPAALAADAAALKIPIRLPALPAGWTANSGGRGGIDGGRVDPATGQKARAVSSRVGYLTPAGMYLSLTQSNADEDALISSLDTDLVPTGIQEVDGVKWVVYEAGEGEPAWTTRLPGVTRAGRETGDTQLAITGSADNDEFRVLAKAVQSAAPLPV from the coding sequence ATGAGCGACGCGCGGGAACCGGAAGCCGACACGCCGATCGTCGTGCCGGTGCCTGCGCCCGCCAAGAACCGGCTGCTCCAGGACGGCCGCGATATGTTCTGGTCGATGGCCCCCTTGGTGCTGGCCTGCGTGGTGTTGGCGGGGGTCCTGGGCATGTGCTCGTTCCAGCCGAGCGGCCCCGGCGCGGGGCCCGCACCCAACTATGACGCACCCGCGGCATTGGCGGCCGACGCGGCAGCGCTGAAGATCCCCATCCGGCTACCCGCCCTCCCCGCGGGCTGGACTGCGAACTCCGGAGGGCGCGGCGGGATCGATGGCGGCCGCGTCGATCCCGCGACGGGTCAGAAGGCCCGCGCGGTCAGCTCGCGGGTGGGTTACCTGACGCCCGCCGGGATGTACCTGTCGCTGACCCAGAGCAATGCCGACGAAGACGCCCTCATCTCCTCGCTCGACACCGACCTGGTACCCACCGGAATCCAGGAGGTGGACGGCGTGAAATGGGTGGTCTACGAGGCCGGCGAGGGTGAGCCCGCGTGGACGACGCGGCTGCCCGGGGTGACACGCGCGGGCCGCGAGACCGGGGACACGCAACTGGCGATCACCGGGTCGGCCGATAACGACGAGTTCCGGGTGCTGGCCAAGGCGGTACAGAGCGCTGCACCGCTGCCGGTCTAG
- a CDS encoding formylglycine-generating enzyme family protein yields the protein MPDDLVWIPPQTAMLGSNEHEPEEGPAHEVSTDGFWIQPHQVTNAQYAEFVADTGYVTVAERPVDPTDFPGAPAENLVPGSLVFRRTAGPVDLRHLSQWWVWTPGACWNHPRGPRSTLAGRDRHPVVHIAFEDAQTYADWAGLTLPTEAQWETAARGGLPGATYTWGDEPERPGQRLANYWHGEFPYLPETGYGTTQPVGSFPPNDYGLFDMAGNVWEWTADFYGPDRAGTPCCAADSYDPREPQFQIARRVIKGGSFLCADSYCMRYRPAARRPQQIDTGMSHIGFRCIKG from the coding sequence TTGCCTGACGACCTGGTGTGGATTCCGCCGCAGACGGCGATGCTCGGCTCGAACGAGCACGAGCCCGAAGAAGGACCCGCACACGAGGTCAGCACGGACGGGTTCTGGATCCAGCCCCATCAGGTGACCAATGCGCAGTACGCAGAATTCGTGGCCGACACCGGCTATGTCACCGTCGCCGAACGCCCGGTGGACCCGACGGACTTCCCCGGCGCCCCAGCGGAGAATCTGGTGCCGGGTTCCCTGGTGTTCAGGCGCACTGCCGGGCCCGTCGACCTCCGCCACCTCAGCCAGTGGTGGGTGTGGACGCCCGGCGCCTGCTGGAACCATCCGCGCGGGCCGCGGTCCACATTGGCGGGCCGGGACCGGCACCCGGTGGTGCACATCGCCTTCGAGGACGCACAGACCTACGCCGACTGGGCCGGGCTGACGCTGCCCACCGAAGCGCAATGGGAGACCGCCGCGCGCGGTGGTCTCCCGGGCGCGACGTACACCTGGGGTGACGAACCCGAACGGCCCGGGCAGCGGCTGGCCAACTACTGGCACGGCGAGTTCCCCTACCTCCCCGAAACCGGCTACGGCACCACCCAGCCGGTGGGGAGCTTCCCGCCCAACGACTACGGACTGTTCGATATGGCCGGCAATGTCTGGGAATGGACCGCCGACTTCTACGGCCCTGATCGCGCCGGCACCCCATGCTGCGCGGCCGACAGCTACGACCCCCGCGAACCACAGTTCCAGATCGCGCGCCGGGTGATCAAAGGCGGATCCTTCCTGTGCGCCGACAGCTACTGCATGCGATACCGGCCCGCCGCGCGACGACCCCAGCAGATCGATACCGGCATGAGTCATATCGGCTTTCGCTGCATCAAGGGCTGA
- a CDS encoding NAD-dependent epimerase/dehydratase family protein, producing the protein MGDASLTTDLGRVLVTGGSGFVGANLVTTLLERGHEVRSFDRAPSPLPDHPNLQTVVGDITNTDDVAKAVAGIDTVMHTAAIIDLMGGASVTEEYRQRSFSVNVEGTKNLVRAGQAAGVQRFVYTASNSVVMGGQDIVHGDETLPYTNRFNDLYTETKVVAEKFVLSENGANGGMLTCSIRPSGIWGRGDQTMFRKVFENVLAGHVKVLVGNKNIKLDNSYVHNLIHGFILAGQHLVPGGSAPGQAYFINDAEPLNMFEFARPVLAACERPLPTFRVSGKLVHKAMMAWQWLHFKFGIPQPLIEPLAVERLYLNNYFSVAKAERDLGYRPLFTTEQAMAECLPYYTDLFHQMQSKAGEPAAV; encoded by the coding sequence ATGGGTGACGCATCACTGACGACTGACCTCGGCCGCGTTCTGGTGACGGGAGGCTCCGGCTTCGTCGGCGCCAACCTGGTGACCACCCTGCTGGAGCGGGGACACGAGGTGCGCTCGTTCGACCGGGCGCCCTCTCCCCTGCCGGATCATCCGAACCTGCAGACCGTCGTCGGCGACATCACCAACACCGATGACGTCGCCAAGGCCGTGGCCGGCATCGACACCGTCATGCACACCGCGGCGATCATCGATCTGATGGGCGGCGCGTCGGTCACCGAGGAGTACCGGCAGCGCAGTTTCTCGGTGAACGTCGAAGGCACCAAGAACCTGGTGCGCGCCGGACAAGCCGCGGGTGTGCAGCGGTTCGTCTACACGGCGTCCAACAGTGTGGTGATGGGCGGTCAGGACATCGTCCACGGCGACGAAACCCTGCCCTACACCAACAGGTTCAACGACCTGTACACCGAAACCAAAGTGGTGGCCGAGAAGTTCGTGCTCTCGGAGAACGGGGCGAACGGCGGCATGCTGACCTGCTCCATCCGACCGAGCGGGATCTGGGGCCGCGGCGACCAGACCATGTTCCGCAAAGTGTTCGAGAACGTGCTCGCCGGACACGTCAAGGTGCTCGTCGGCAACAAGAACATCAAGCTGGACAACTCGTACGTACACAACCTGATTCACGGCTTCATCTTGGCCGGACAGCACCTGGTGCCCGGTGGCAGCGCACCGGGCCAGGCATACTTCATCAACGATGCCGAGCCGCTCAACATGTTCGAGTTCGCCCGCCCGGTGCTCGCGGCCTGCGAACGCCCCCTGCCCACGTTCCGGGTGTCCGGCAAGCTGGTGCACAAGGCGATGATGGCCTGGCAGTGGTTGCACTTCAAGTTCGGCATTCCCCAACCGCTGATCGAACCCCTTGCAGTGGAACGGCTTTACCTCAACAACTACTTCTCGGTGGCCAAGGCCGAGCGCGACCTCGGCTACCGGCCGCTGTTCACCACCGAGCAGGCCATGGCCGAGTGCCTGCCGTACTACACCGACTTGTTCCACCAGATGCAGAGCAAGGCCGGCGAGCCCGCCGCGGTGTGA
- a CDS encoding NAD-dependent epimerase/dehydratase family protein encodes MTDTVLVTGAFGLVGSATVHRLAADGRRVVATDLDTPGNQKAAAALPVGVTVRWADLTDPSAVGALVADITPSAIIHLAAVIPPFIYQRRGLAEKVNVGATASLVAAAEKLPTPPRFVLASSIAVYGSRNPHTVSGVLTADTPVHPADIYGDHKVRAEALVRSSALDWVILRLGGVLTVNPGSYMKMDNFYFEGTLPTDGRLQTVDVRDVARAFAAATTADAVGETLLIGGDDHTHRLLQGDVAPAMAAALGLVGGLPTGLKGDPHDDAGWFNTDWMDTTRSQEVLDFQRHSWPQMLIETAANAGIKRPLLRLVAPLAKQVLQRRTAYYGTGQRYADPWQAIKAKWGDPRPDGSQA; translated from the coding sequence ATGACCGATACCGTGCTGGTAACCGGCGCTTTCGGACTTGTCGGGTCCGCCACCGTGCACCGCCTCGCCGCGGACGGCCGTCGGGTGGTCGCGACCGATCTCGATACGCCCGGCAACCAGAAGGCGGCCGCGGCCCTGCCGGTCGGTGTCACCGTGCGCTGGGCCGATCTGACCGATCCGTCCGCCGTCGGCGCCCTGGTCGCCGATATCACGCCATCGGCCATCATCCACCTGGCCGCCGTCATCCCGCCGTTCATCTACCAGCGCCGCGGACTGGCCGAGAAGGTCAACGTCGGCGCCACCGCAAGCCTGGTGGCCGCAGCCGAAAAGTTGCCTACCCCACCACGTTTCGTTCTCGCGTCCAGCATCGCGGTGTACGGGTCACGCAATCCGCACACCGTCTCGGGCGTACTCACCGCCGATACTCCCGTCCACCCTGCCGACATCTACGGCGACCACAAGGTCAGGGCCGAAGCCCTGGTACGGTCCTCGGCGCTGGACTGGGTGATCCTGCGGCTCGGCGGGGTGCTCACCGTCAATCCGGGCTCCTACATGAAGATGGACAACTTCTACTTCGAGGGCACGCTGCCCACCGACGGGCGCCTGCAGACCGTCGACGTCCGGGATGTGGCACGGGCGTTCGCCGCCGCCACCACCGCCGATGCCGTCGGCGAGACCCTGTTGATCGGCGGTGACGACCACACCCACCGGCTCCTGCAGGGCGACGTGGCACCCGCCATGGCCGCCGCACTGGGATTGGTCGGCGGACTGCCCACCGGCCTCAAAGGTGATCCCCACGATGACGCCGGCTGGTTCAACACCGACTGGATGGACACCACCCGATCCCAGGAAGTTCTTGATTTCCAACGTCATTCGTGGCCGCAGATGCTGATCGAGACGGCCGCGAACGCCGGTATCAAACGTCCACTGCTGCGGTTGGTCGCACCACTGGCCAAGCAGGTCCTGCAACGCCGAACGGCGTACTACGGCACCGGTCAGCGCTATGCCGACCCGTGGCAGGCGATCAAAGCCAAATGGGGCGATCCTCGCCCGGACGGGAGTCAGGCGTGA